A single region of the Cronobacter condimenti 1330 genome encodes:
- the pabB gene encoding aminodeoxychorismate synthase component 1 produces the protein MNTNLTPELISLPWRADALQQQFAALQHLPWAMLLHSGFAEHQHNRFDILVADPRVTLTTRGAHTMTQDAAGCQQSEEDPLRLLHAALARFSFAPLPDADLPFQGGALGLFGYDLGRRFERLPARAEADLTAPDMAVGIYDWALIADHHRQRLTLLCYGDARARLAWLEALQPVAATPFRLTSPWRSNMTREAYGEKFRQVQAYLRSGDCYQVNLAQRFCAQYEGDEWQAFLTLNAANRAPFSAFLRLPEQAILSLSPERFIHLHDRAIETRPIKGTLPRLNDPDADARQAARLAQSPKDRAENLMIVDLLRNDIGRVATPGSVKVPALFVVEPFPAVHHLVSTITATLPPSLHATDLLRASFPGGSITGAPKVRAMEIIEELEPQRRNAWCGSIGYLSFCGAMDTSITIRTLTAQDGALYCSAGGGIVADSEEAAEYQETFDKVNRILKALER, from the coding sequence ATGAATACGAACCTGACTCCTGAACTGATCTCCCTGCCCTGGCGCGCTGATGCGCTGCAACAGCAATTCGCCGCGCTGCAACATCTGCCCTGGGCGATGCTGCTACATTCCGGTTTCGCCGAACACCAACATAACCGCTTTGATATTCTGGTCGCCGATCCGCGCGTCACGCTGACGACGCGAGGGGCGCACACTATGACGCAAGACGCCGCAGGTTGCCAGCAGAGCGAAGAGGATCCGCTGCGTCTGCTTCACGCGGCGCTGGCGCGGTTTTCGTTTGCCCCACTCCCGGATGCGGATTTACCGTTTCAGGGCGGCGCGCTCGGGCTTTTCGGCTACGATCTCGGGCGGCGCTTCGAGCGGTTACCCGCCAGGGCCGAGGCTGATTTGACCGCCCCCGATATGGCGGTCGGCATCTATGACTGGGCGCTGATTGCCGACCACCATCGCCAGCGCTTAACACTGCTCTGCTACGGCGACGCCCGCGCGCGTCTCGCCTGGCTTGAGGCGCTGCAGCCGGTCGCAGCTACACCGTTTCGCTTAACCAGCCCGTGGCGCTCGAACATGACGCGCGAGGCCTACGGTGAGAAATTTCGCCAGGTACAGGCCTATTTGCGAAGCGGCGACTGTTATCAGGTCAACCTGGCGCAGCGGTTTTGCGCGCAATACGAAGGCGACGAGTGGCAGGCGTTTTTAACGCTCAACGCCGCGAATCGGGCGCCCTTCAGCGCGTTTTTGCGCCTGCCAGAGCAGGCAATTTTAAGCCTGTCGCCGGAGCGTTTTATTCATCTACATGACCGCGCGATAGAAACGCGCCCGATTAAAGGTACGCTCCCGCGTCTTAACGATCCCGACGCCGATGCGCGTCAGGCGGCGCGTCTCGCGCAGTCGCCGAAAGATCGCGCTGAAAACCTGATGATTGTCGATTTGCTGCGTAATGATATTGGGCGCGTGGCCACACCCGGCAGCGTGAAGGTGCCGGCGCTGTTCGTAGTCGAGCCGTTCCCGGCAGTGCATCATCTGGTGAGCACGATTACGGCGACGCTGCCGCCTTCGCTTCACGCCACCGATCTGCTGCGCGCGAGTTTCCCTGGCGGCTCGATTACGGGCGCGCCCAAAGTGCGGGCGATGGAAATTATCGAAGAGCTGGAGCCGCAGCGGCGCAACGCCTGGTGCGGCAGCATCGGCTATCTCAGTTTTTGCGGCGCGATGGACACCAGCATTACCATTCGTACCCTGACGGCGCAGGACGGCGCGCTTTACTGCTCCGCTGGCGGTGGGATTGTGGCGGACAGCGAGGAAGCCGCGGAATATCAGGAAACGTTTGATAAAGTTAACCGTATTCTGAAAGCACTGGAGAGGTAA
- the sdaA gene encoding L-serine ammonia-lyase produces the protein MISIFDMFKVGIGPSSSHTVGPMKAGKQFVDDLVEKGLLQDVTRVAVDVYGSLSLTGKGHHTDIAIIMGLAGNEPSTVDIDAIPAFIRDVETRGRLLLAQGSHEVDFPKDNGMRFQSDNLPLHENGMTIHAYSGEKEIYSKTYYSIGGGFIVDEENFGKAASNEVSVPYPFHSAKDLLAHCKETGLSLSGLVMKNELALHSKKEIEDYFADVWQTMRACIDRGMNTEGVLPGPLRVPRRASALRRLLVSSDKHSNDPMIVVDWVNMFALAVNEENAAGGRVVTAPTNGACGIVPAVLAYYDHFIESVSPDIYIRYFLAAGAIGALYKMNASISGAEVGCQGEVGVACSMAAAGLAELLGASPEQVCVAAEIGMEHNLGLTCDPVAGQVQVPCIERNAIASVKAINASRMAMRRTSEPRVSLDKVIETMYETGKDMNAKYRETSRGGLAIKVQCD, from the coding sequence GTGATTAGTATATTCGACATGTTTAAGGTGGGTATTGGTCCCTCCTCTTCCCATACTGTAGGGCCGATGAAGGCCGGGAAGCAGTTCGTCGATGACCTGGTCGAAAAAGGATTATTGCAGGACGTCACCCGCGTCGCGGTGGACGTTTACGGCTCGCTTTCGTTGACCGGTAAAGGCCACCACACCGACATCGCCATTATTATGGGCCTTGCAGGCAATGAACCCAGCACGGTAGATATTGATGCCATACCGGCATTTATCCGAGATGTAGAAACCCGCGGCCGCCTGCTGCTCGCGCAGGGTAGCCACGAAGTGGATTTCCCGAAAGACAACGGTATGCGTTTTCAGAGCGACAATCTGCCGCTGCATGAAAACGGCATGACCATTCACGCGTACAGCGGTGAAAAAGAGATCTACAGCAAAACCTATTACTCCATCGGCGGCGGTTTTATCGTCGATGAAGAGAATTTCGGCAAAGCGGCCAGCAATGAAGTGAGCGTGCCGTATCCGTTCCACTCCGCAAAAGATCTTCTGGCACACTGCAAAGAAACTGGCCTGTCGCTCTCCGGTCTCGTCATGAAAAACGAGCTGGCGCTGCACAGCAAAAAAGAGATTGAAGATTATTTTGCCGATGTCTGGCAGACCATGCGCGCGTGTATCGATCGCGGCATGAATACCGAAGGCGTGCTCCCTGGCCCGCTGCGGGTACCGCGTCGCGCTTCTGCGCTGCGCCGTCTGCTGGTCTCAAGCGACAAGCACTCAAACGATCCGATGATCGTGGTGGACTGGGTAAACATGTTTGCCCTGGCGGTTAACGAAGAAAACGCCGCTGGCGGTCGCGTAGTTACCGCGCCTACTAACGGTGCCTGCGGTATCGTTCCGGCAGTACTGGCCTATTACGATCACTTTATCGAATCCGTGAGCCCGGATATTTACATCCGCTATTTCCTGGCCGCCGGCGCTATTGGCGCACTGTACAAGATGAATGCGTCTATCTCTGGTGCCGAAGTGGGCTGCCAGGGCGAAGTCGGCGTAGCCTGTTCCATGGCCGCTGCGGGCCTGGCGGAACTGCTCGGCGCGAGCCCGGAACAGGTTTGCGTGGCCGCGGAAATCGGCATGGAGCATAACCTTGGGCTGACCTGCGACCCGGTCGCGGGCCAGGTACAGGTACCGTGTATTGAACGTAACGCAATTGCCTCCGTGAAAGCGATCAACGCCTCGCGTATGGCGATGCGCCGCACCAGCGAGCCGCGCGTTTCGCTCGATAAAGTCATCGAGACGATGTATGAGACGGGCAAGGATATGAACGCCAAATACCGTGAAACCTCACGCGGCGGCCTTGCTATCAAAGTCCAGTGTGATTAA
- a CDS encoding EAL domain-containing protein produces MQKAQRIIRAYRRRRLILSVTLALLALLLTLGIRYFADRKQYQHDTTRYITHAVETIDELLVPLDAARTALLPLVGMSCKQVHRQLREMAASLQTVRSIALVNDGTLYCSSIFGERNVPVHQLQPHLPAAKPLMRLSRDSSLIKGSPVLILWTPSIDSNASGVLQSVNIEFIARLLLNPDPPVIEHVLFDVADSHLEYGRGLVETLPANDGLARLQQTSSRYPFSVTIFGPSPDALALRRLPSQLPLAVLLSLLIGYIAWLATARRMSFSWELNLGIANNEFEVYCQPLVSGKTGECMGAELLLRWNNPRLGTIAPDVFIPLAEQLKLINALTRYVLIKTVEQRHYFPASPDFHIGINIAASHFHQGVIIEDLKRYWYPSRPVQPLFLELTERDALPEVDYRVAHDLRQLGVKLAIDDFGTGQSSLSYLETLNPDVLKMDKRFTAAIGTDAVNSTVTDIIIAMARRLKIELVAEGVETEEQARYLCRLGVPVLQGYLFAHPMPLNALPQWLEQRRAQPGTPFWRRDLPAPGV; encoded by the coding sequence ATGCAAAAAGCGCAGCGAATTATCCGGGCTTACCGCCGTCGGCGGTTGATCCTCAGTGTCACCCTCGCTCTGCTGGCGTTGTTGTTAACGCTGGGAATACGCTATTTTGCCGACCGCAAGCAGTATCAGCATGACACCACGCGCTATATCACTCATGCGGTTGAAACGATTGATGAACTGCTGGTGCCGCTGGATGCTGCCCGCACCGCCCTGTTGCCGCTGGTGGGCATGTCATGTAAGCAGGTACATCGCCAGCTGCGCGAAATGGCCGCCAGCCTGCAGACCGTGCGCTCTATCGCGCTGGTCAATGACGGCACGCTCTATTGCTCCAGCATTTTCGGCGAGCGCAACGTCCCAGTGCACCAGTTGCAGCCCCATCTGCCCGCCGCGAAACCGCTGATGCGCCTCTCGCGGGATAGTTCGCTCATTAAGGGCAGTCCTGTGTTGATCCTCTGGACGCCGTCTATCGACAGTAACGCCTCAGGCGTGTTGCAGTCTGTCAATATCGAGTTTATTGCGAGGCTGCTGCTAAACCCCGACCCGCCGGTCATTGAACATGTGCTTTTCGATGTGGCGGATTCCCATCTGGAATACGGGCGTGGGCTGGTGGAAACGCTCCCTGCCAATGACGGTCTGGCGCGTCTTCAGCAAACGTCGAGCCGGTATCCCTTTTCGGTCACCATCTTCGGCCCGTCGCCTGACGCGCTGGCGCTCAGGCGTCTGCCGAGCCAGTTGCCGCTCGCGGTACTTTTAAGCCTGCTGATAGGCTATATCGCCTGGCTTGCCACCGCACGGCGCATGAGTTTCTCCTGGGAACTGAATCTCGGCATCGCCAACAATGAATTTGAGGTTTACTGTCAGCCGCTGGTGAGCGGCAAAACGGGCGAATGTATGGGCGCGGAGCTGCTGCTGCGCTGGAATAATCCACGCCTCGGAACGATTGCACCGGATGTGTTTATTCCGCTTGCCGAGCAGCTCAAGCTGATTAACGCGCTGACGCGCTATGTCCTAATCAAGACCGTCGAACAGCGGCACTATTTTCCGGCGTCCCCGGATTTTCATATCGGCATCAACATTGCCGCCAGCCATTTTCATCAGGGCGTGATTATTGAAGATCTTAAGCGCTACTGGTATCCGTCCCGCCCGGTGCAGCCGCTCTTTCTTGAGCTGACGGAGCGCGACGCGCTGCCGGAAGTGGACTACCGCGTGGCGCATGATTTGCGCCAGCTTGGCGTGAAGCTCGCGATTGATGATTTCGGTACCGGTCAGAGTTCGCTTTCGTATCTCGAAACGCTCAATCCCGATGTGCTGAAGATGGATAAACGGTTTACGGCGGCCATTGGTACTGACGCGGTGAACTCGACGGTGACGGATATTATTATCGCGATGGCGAGAAGGCTGAAGATAGAGCTGGTCGCAGAGGGTGTCGAAACGGAAGAGCAGGCAAGATATTTATGTCGTCTCGGCGTGCCGGTGTTACAGGGGTATTTATTTGCGCATCCGATGCCGCTCAACGCGCTGCCTCAGTGGCTGGAACAACGGCGCGCCCAGCCGGGTACGCCGTTCTGGCGCCGGGATCTTCCGGCGCCAGGAGTCTGA
- a CDS encoding NAD-dependent epimerase/dehydratase family protein: MKYLVTGATSGLGRNAVETLLAQGCEVRATGRDAKAGAELSALGAEFVPLELTQADEARCDALVQGCDVVWHCAAKSSPWGSAQDFHATNVIATERLAHAAARVGVLRFIHISTPAIYFDFRHHHDVHEHYRAARFACHYARSKYAAEQAIAAAARRFPQMTFVILRPRGLFGPHDRVIIPRLLRQLEADRGVLRLPRGGEALLDLTWVGNVVHAMHLATEQPGLTSGEAFNITNQEPQRLVAMLDSLLRQELGLQYRVASVPWPLLAIVAQGMELRGRLTGVEPRLTRYSAGTVSFDMTLNQEKAITRLGYRPQVSLDDGVRLTGAWLRERRG, encoded by the coding sequence ATGAAATATCTGGTGACCGGGGCAACGAGCGGGCTTGGACGCAACGCGGTCGAGACGCTACTGGCGCAAGGGTGTGAAGTCCGGGCGACCGGGCGTGATGCTAAGGCAGGCGCGGAGCTTTCCGCGCTGGGCGCAGAGTTTGTGCCGCTTGAGCTCACGCAGGCGGACGAGGCGCGGTGCGACGCGCTGGTGCAGGGCTGCGATGTCGTGTGGCACTGCGCAGCAAAATCCTCACCGTGGGGCAGTGCGCAAGACTTTCATGCGACAAACGTCATCGCCACAGAACGCCTTGCCCATGCCGCCGCGCGTGTGGGCGTACTGCGCTTTATTCATATCTCTACGCCCGCTATCTATTTCGATTTCCGTCATCATCATGACGTGCATGAACATTACCGCGCGGCCCGTTTCGCCTGCCATTACGCCCGCAGTAAGTATGCCGCGGAACAGGCAATTGCCGCGGCTGCGCGCCGTTTTCCTCAGATGACCTTCGTGATATTGCGCCCGCGCGGGCTGTTCGGGCCGCACGACCGGGTGATTATTCCGCGCCTGCTGCGCCAGCTTGAAGCCGATCGCGGCGTGCTGCGTCTGCCGCGCGGTGGCGAGGCGCTGCTTGATCTTACGTGGGTCGGAAACGTGGTACACGCGATGCACCTTGCCACTGAGCAGCCGGGGCTGACCTCCGGCGAGGCGTTTAATATCACGAATCAGGAGCCGCAGCGGCTGGTAGCGATGCTCGACAGCCTGCTACGCCAGGAGCTTGGGCTTCAGTACCGGGTGGCGTCGGTGCCCTGGCCGCTGTTAGCCATAGTGGCGCAGGGCATGGAACTGCGCGGGCGTCTTACCGGTGTGGAACCACGCCTGACGCGCTACAGCGCCGGTACCGTCAGTTTTGATATGACGCTTAATCAGGAAAAGGCCATTACCCGGCTTGGCTATCGCCCGCAGGTCTCACTTGATGACGGTGTGCGGCTTACCGGCGCCTGGCTGCGTGAAAGGAGAGGCTAA
- a CDS encoding phosphatase PAP2 family protein, with protein MNETCYRLKALLLGWGSVGVVYSATDLLQRAGHKLPPLWIDRLIDFSPSAVWLYLSFFILIPLGYWLTPRSQVKWLMHATQLAALFAGVVYLSWPSTMDYPLVSGEGVSVDLLRTLMALDSTQNCFPSLHMALTVLMLWGICKRGQRRVTVFAVLWGAAIAVSILQLRRHLFIDLVGGAALALLAGGLAEKILSHRKVQNEWNHE; from the coding sequence ATGAACGAGACGTGCTATCGCCTGAAGGCGCTGTTGCTGGGGTGGGGCTCGGTGGGCGTCGTCTATAGCGCAACGGATCTGCTCCAGCGTGCCGGGCATAAACTGCCGCCGCTTTGGATTGACCGGCTGATTGATTTTTCGCCCTCCGCCGTCTGGCTCTATCTCTCTTTTTTTATTCTCATCCCGCTGGGTTACTGGCTCACGCCGCGCTCGCAGGTGAAATGGCTGATGCATGCGACCCAACTGGCCGCGTTATTTGCCGGTGTGGTGTATCTGAGCTGGCCAAGCACGATGGATTATCCGCTCGTGAGCGGCGAGGGCGTCAGCGTTGACCTGTTACGAACGCTGATGGCGCTTGATTCCACACAGAACTGTTTTCCGTCGCTGCATATGGCGCTCACGGTGTTGATGCTCTGGGGGATCTGTAAACGCGGGCAGCGGCGGGTCACTGTGTTTGCGGTGCTGTGGGGGGCGGCCATCGCGGTCTCCATTTTGCAACTGCGACGGCATCTGTTTATCGATCTTGTCGGGGGCGCAGCCCTCGCGCTGCTGGCAGGCGGGCTTGCGGAAAAAATATTATCTCACCGGAAAGTACAAAATGAATGGAATCATGAATGA
- a CDS encoding MBL fold metallo-hydrolase, which produces MATITTFETGYCTHLGCIALKGTGLRVCKFPARASLIETGGKRWLWDTGYASWFDDYTRRGIYQIYRRVTPVYFSPEQSLVRQLVAKGYRPGDIDGLILSHFHADHIAGLRDFADCRFICSGEGWAQTRTLRGFAALRQAFVPGLIPEGFETAVRFMESFERVALPASLAPFETGFLLPQSNGEVLLVPLPGHAAGHIGAFVLTDDGWVLLAADAAWSPVSYREQRGPSRLANLVIADPVAATRTLDQLHQLWQRAGAEIRLAHEGDL; this is translated from the coding sequence ATGGCCACCATTACCACGTTTGAAACTGGCTACTGCACCCATTTGGGGTGTATTGCCCTTAAGGGCACCGGGCTGCGGGTCTGCAAATTTCCCGCGCGCGCAAGCCTTATCGAAACGGGCGGCAAGCGCTGGCTGTGGGATACGGGTTATGCCTCATGGTTTGATGACTACACCCGGCGCGGGATTTATCAGATCTACCGTCGCGTGACGCCGGTGTACTTTTCGCCCGAGCAGTCGCTGGTGCGCCAGCTTGTCGCGAAGGGCTATCGTCCGGGCGATATTGACGGGCTGATCCTCTCGCATTTTCATGCCGACCATATCGCGGGCCTGCGTGATTTCGCTGACTGCCGGTTTATCTGCTCCGGCGAGGGCTGGGCGCAAACCCGTACGCTGCGCGGTTTCGCCGCGCTACGACAAGCGTTTGTGCCAGGCCTTATTCCTGAGGGCTTTGAGACGGCGGTCCGGTTTATGGAAAGTTTCGAGCGCGTGGCGCTGCCCGCCTCGCTTGCGCCCTTTGAAACCGGCTTTCTGCTGCCCCAGAGCAACGGTGAAGTGCTGTTAGTGCCGCTGCCGGGCCATGCCGCCGGACATATTGGCGCGTTTGTGCTCACCGATGACGGGTGGGTGCTGCTGGCTGCCGATGCCGCCTGGTCGCCGGTGAGTTATCGCGAGCAGCGCGGCCCATCGCGCCTCGCCAATCTGGTTATTGCCGACCCTGTCGCCGCCACGCGCACGCTTGATCAACTCCATCAGCTCTGGCAACGCGCAGGCGCGGAAATCCGCCTCGCGCATGAGGGCGATCTGTGA
- a CDS encoding F390 synthetase-related protein, whose translation MLWHYFRVRRLRFRTREALERYQHKQLQRFARRVLTKSPWFSRYISLPFNQWPVMDKALMMTHFDEMNTGGLRADAVMACALQSENDRNFTPTVGRYSVGLSSGTSGRRGIFAVSPEEQTLWAGAMLAKMLPDGLFAGERVALFLRADNNLYQSVNSRWLSLTFYDLFQPFDTLLTRLEADAPSIIVAPAQVLRALALAVLAGKLNVAPKKVISVAEVLDPQDRALLAQVFTDVGEVYQATEGFLAATCAHGVLHLNEAFIHVEKAWIDARRFVPLITDFTRTTQPIVRYRLDDVLVARDTPCTCGDPSLALSHIEGRQDDQLVLPDGQGAERVIFGDLCNRALARVLPLTADYRLIQEGTECLTLIVEGDEATLSSAQAALVALFQQQGVACGHLRWTHLSAIPDALPGAKRRRILRVREPS comes from the coding sequence ATGCTCTGGCACTATTTCCGTGTGCGGCGACTGCGTTTTCGCACCCGCGAGGCGCTGGAGCGTTATCAGCACAAACAGCTACAACGCTTTGCCAGACGCGTGCTGACCAAAAGCCCGTGGTTCAGTCGCTACATTTCGCTGCCTTTTAACCAGTGGCCGGTCATGGACAAGGCGCTGATGATGACCCATTTCGATGAGATGAACACCGGCGGGCTTCGGGCCGATGCAGTCATGGCGTGTGCGTTGCAAAGCGAGAATGACCGAAACTTTACGCCGACGGTGGGGCGCTACAGCGTGGGGCTGTCGAGCGGGACATCGGGGCGGCGCGGTATTTTTGCCGTAAGCCCTGAAGAACAAACGCTGTGGGCAGGTGCGATGCTTGCCAAAATGCTGCCTGATGGGTTGTTTGCAGGCGAGCGGGTAGCGCTATTTTTACGCGCCGACAATAACTTATATCAGAGCGTCAACAGCCGCTGGCTGAGCCTGACCTTCTACGATCTGTTTCAACCCTTCGACACACTGCTGACGCGTCTTGAAGCCGACGCGCCGTCGATTATTGTCGCACCGGCGCAGGTGTTGCGTGCGCTGGCGCTGGCGGTGCTGGCAGGCAAGCTTAACGTGGCGCCGAAAAAAGTGATTTCCGTGGCGGAAGTGCTCGACCCGCAGGATCGCGCGCTACTGGCGCAGGTGTTTACGGATGTGGGCGAGGTCTATCAGGCGACCGAAGGCTTTCTTGCCGCCACTTGCGCACACGGTGTGCTGCATCTTAACGAAGCGTTTATTCACGTTGAAAAAGCGTGGATCGATGCGCGCCGTTTTGTGCCGCTTATTACGGATTTTACCCGCACCACGCAGCCCATCGTGCGTTACCGGCTGGACGATGTGCTGGTGGCGCGCGATACGCCGTGTACCTGCGGCGATCCTTCCCTTGCCCTTTCGCATATTGAAGGGCGGCAAGACGATCAACTGGTGCTGCCGGACGGGCAGGGCGCAGAGCGCGTGATTTTCGGCGATCTGTGTAACCGGGCGCTGGCGCGCGTGCTGCCGCTCACGGCCGATTACCGGTTGATTCAGGAAGGCACAGAGTGCCTTACGCTGATAGTGGAAGGGGACGAAGCAACGCTCTCCAGCGCCCAGGCCGCGCTGGTCGCGCTTTTCCAGCAGCAGGGCGTGGCGTGCGGACATTTACGCTGGACACATTTATCTGCCATCCCGGATGCTTTACCCGGCGCCAAGCGGCGGCGGATCCTGCGCGTCAGGGAGCCGTCATGA
- a CDS encoding CoA pyrophosphatase, which translates to MENNPLTLDRFLSRFQLLRPQMSRTSLNQRQAAVLVPVVRRPEPGLLLTQRAATLRKHAGQVAFPGGAVDDTDASLIAAALREAQEEVAIPPEAVEVIGVLPPVDSVTGFQVTPVVGIIPPDLPYHASQDEVAAVFEMPLAEALRLGRYHPLEIHRRGNNHRVWLSWYQHYFVWGMTAGIIRELALQIGQKP; encoded by the coding sequence ATGGAGAATAATCCGCTCACGCTCGACCGCTTTTTATCGCGTTTTCAGCTCCTGCGCCCCCAGATGAGCCGCACCAGCCTGAACCAGCGTCAGGCGGCGGTGCTGGTGCCGGTGGTGCGCCGCCCCGAGCCGGGCCTGCTGCTGACACAGCGCGCCGCCACTCTTCGCAAACACGCAGGCCAGGTGGCATTCCCCGGTGGCGCGGTGGATGACACGGATGCCTCGCTTATCGCCGCCGCGCTGCGCGAGGCGCAGGAAGAAGTAGCTATCCCCCCAGAGGCGGTAGAGGTGATTGGCGTGTTGCCGCCGGTCGACAGCGTCACCGGGTTTCAGGTGACGCCGGTGGTCGGCATTATTCCACCAGACCTGCCTTATCACGCAAGTCAGGATGAGGTCGCCGCTGTGTTTGAGATGCCACTTGCCGAGGCGCTGCGCCTTGGACGTTATCACCCGCTCGAAATTCACCGGCGCGGTAATAACCACCGCGTCTGGCTCTCCTGGTACCAGCACTATTTCGTCTGGGGGATGACCGCGGGCATTATTCGTGAGCTCGCGCTACAAATTGGCCAGAAACCCTGA
- a CDS encoding 3-oxoacyl-[acyl-carrier-protein] synthase III C-terminal domain-containing protein, translated as MVFTPHAPVASRLKIIATGKALPAQIITSSALDERLGKPAGYVERRSGILHRHHAADNDSQAELAAAALHHACRHYAIPPDSIDLLISASAIAVQALPCSAVHVMKAAGLPAGTAGFDINSSCVSFITAMQVASALLTCGSYRRIAIVSADIASRGIDWQHEESSLIFGDGAACAIVEAGNGRAGILAMKSETYPQGSELCEIRAGGTRRNPRSGMDASDFLFHMQGKALFRQASSLIDGFWQRLLDAAGLTLEDIATVVPHQASHLSLEHMRQRLKVSPEALVDIYRLHGNQVAASIPTALHEAFTTGRVNTGEPLMLVGTAAGLTLAGMVLMP; from the coding sequence ATGGTATTCACTCCTCACGCTCCAGTAGCCTCACGGCTGAAAATCATAGCGACCGGCAAGGCGCTTCCTGCACAGATTATTACCTCGAGTGCGCTGGATGAGCGGCTTGGTAAACCCGCAGGGTATGTCGAGCGCCGTTCCGGTATTCTGCACCGGCACCATGCGGCGGATAACGACAGTCAGGCGGAGCTTGCCGCCGCCGCGCTGCACCACGCCTGCCGCCATTACGCTATCCCGCCGGATTCTATCGATCTGCTGATCTCCGCCTCGGCCATTGCCGTTCAGGCGCTGCCGTGTTCGGCGGTGCACGTGATGAAAGCCGCAGGTTTACCGGCGGGAACGGCGGGGTTTGACATCAACAGCAGTTGCGTCAGTTTCATTACGGCGATGCAGGTGGCCTCAGCGCTGTTGACCTGCGGCAGCTATCGACGCATCGCGATTGTCTCAGCCGACATCGCCTCACGTGGCATTGACTGGCAGCATGAGGAATCCTCGCTGATTTTTGGCGACGGCGCCGCCTGCGCCATCGTTGAGGCCGGCAACGGACGCGCCGGCATTCTGGCGATGAAATCGGAAACCTATCCCCAGGGCAGCGAACTGTGTGAAATTCGCGCCGGGGGAACGCGTCGCAACCCGCGTTCTGGTATGGATGCGAGCGATTTTTTGTTCCATATGCAGGGCAAAGCGCTGTTTCGACAGGCCTCCTCGCTGATTGACGGATTCTGGCAACGTCTGCTGGACGCCGCCGGGTTAACGCTTGAGGATATTGCAACCGTCGTGCCGCATCAGGCGAGTCATTTGTCGCTTGAGCATATGCGTCAACGGCTGAAGGTCTCGCCTGAGGCGCTGGTCGACATTTACCGCCTGCACGGCAACCAGGTTGCCGCCTCTATCCCGACGGCATTGCATGAAGCCTTCACCACAGGCCGCGTGAATACTGGCGAGCCGCTGATGCTGGTTGGCACCGCCGCGGGCTTAACGCTTGCCGGTATGGTGCTGATGCCATGA
- a CDS encoding YoaH family protein, whose translation MFAGLPSLTHEQQQQAVERIQELMSQGMSSGEAIAQVAQEIRATHQGDRIVARFEDDEDE comes from the coding sequence ATGTTTGCAGGTTTACCTTCTCTCACCCATGAACAACAGCAACAGGCGGTCGAACGTATTCAGGAGCTGATGTCGCAGGGCATGAGCAGCGGTGAGGCCATCGCACAGGTGGCGCAGGAAATTCGCGCCACGCATCAGGGCGATCGCATCGTTGCGCGTTTTGAAGACGACGAAGACGAATAA